In Babylonia areolata isolate BAREFJ2019XMU chromosome 19, ASM4173473v1, whole genome shotgun sequence, a single window of DNA contains:
- the LOC143294112 gene encoding beta-1,3-galactosyltransferase 5-like, which yields CPPPCSLCFTSSPSGRAHIRQVPAATSTPHRRHSCGLLLTDSDTHDPRAYFAPRERQSLQRERTQFLVQPRRTLCSGPLDLLVLVPSHADRGQRRDAIRNTWGSVTLGNPWPHPTAAARSEYKAAVVFVVGRPVTAALKAEAEAHGDVLLVDVDDTYRNLTRKVLAGLAWASTRCWDTGHVAKVDDDMFLNVDLTMHLMTRWFRTSPSPSLPSLYSVLGRIMCSGDSLVFRGNSRLSVSASLYPFTYYPAYVSGGHYILPGPLVPPLVQLSRAMPMLPVEDAHITGVLGRVLHVRHVNLPRLLMEGDGPSPSQIASSCYLSAHNVDSDKQLSIWQGLHRHPHGHNCSQVLSAEDVKTCSQICGRDH from the coding sequence TGTCCACCGCCCTGTTCTCTGTGCTTCACGTCGTCCCCCAGTGGCCGCGCACACATCAGGCAGGTCCCGGCagcaacctccaccccccaccgccgCCACTCCTGCGGCCTGCTGCTGACTGACTCCGACACGCACGATCCACGAGCCTACTTCGCCCCACGTGAAAGGCAATCACTTCAAAGGGAGAGAACCCAGTTCCTGGTCCAGCCCCGCCGGACCCTGTGCAGTGGTCCCCTGGACCTCTTGGTGCTGGTACCTTCCCACGCCGACAGAGGGCAGCGCCGTGACGCCATCCGGAACACCTGGGGGTCTGTGACCTTGGGAAATCCCTGGCCGCACCCTACCGCCGCTGCGCGGTCTGAGTACAAAGCGGCTGTGGTGTTCGTGGTCGGCCGGCCTGTGACGGCTGCGTTGAAGGCTGAAGCTGAAGCCCACGGGGACGTGCTTCTCGTGGACGTGGACGACACGTACCGGAACCTGACGAGGAAGGTGCTGGCGGGGCTCGCGTGGGCCTCCACCCGTTGCTGGGACACGGGCCACGTGGCCAAGGTGGATGACGACATGTTTCTGAACGTGGACCTCACCATGCACTTGATGACTCGCTGGTTCAggacgtccccctccccctccctgccaagTCTCTACAGCGTTCTGGGACGCATCATGTGCTCGGGTGACTCGCTCGTGTTCAGGGGCAACAGTAGGCTTTCTGTCAGCGCGTCCCTGTACCCTTTCACCTACTACCCGGCCTATGTTTCTGGCGGCCACTACATTCTGCCCGGCCCCCTCGTGCCCCCCCTGGTACAGCTGTCTCGTGCCATGCCCATGCTGCCCGTGGAGGACGCACACATCACCGGCGTTCTGGGGCGCGTGCTGCACGTGCGGCACGTGAACCTCCCGCGACTGCTCATGGAAGGCGACGGTCCGTCTCCTTCGCAGATCGCGTCCTCCTGCTACCTCTCAGCGCACAACGTCGACAGCGACAAACAGCTCAGCATCTGGCAGGGTCTTCACCGTCATCCCCACGGTCACAACTGCAGTCAGGTGTTATCAGCGGAGGATGTGAAAACCTGCAGTCAGATCTGTGGGCGGGATCATTAA